From the genome of Sulfurovum sp. NBC37-1, one region includes:
- a CDS encoding putative bifunctional diguanylate cyclase/phosphodiesterase, which produces MNSSVTDALTELPGYNVLVEHLGKKLHSENFLPTGILYLEIEDLVRFNEIFGYDTDKQILLNLSQNISNLFDDELFIRLGTYDFVIMKEGVEESSTLMVIAEKIINLLREPISFGDNLFYITAAIGISISSKEERDPLMLIKKAEHAMKESKREGINRISVSSDTVDFSYEHEFRLLHDLPYALENGEIYFAYQAQYSYEKSAFTGVEMLARWEHPELGNIPPRIFIPLAEKSGMITPLMTRTLIEAASMFRRLEEHNIIEFSIAVNLPFQVLMEESFLDTVRFLLDAYALKGKALTFEIMEDTIPDHLESFSARLNEAKSLGFSLAIDDYGTGHTSLTYLLHFPIDYLKIDRSFVHNIHLSRRNYLLFKSIIDMAKALELKVIAEGVETKEEDNVLRQFKEITVQGYLYSKPVKEDKLIDLIEQTIPTV; this is translated from the coding sequence ATGAATTCTTCTGTAACGGATGCTTTGACCGAACTTCCCGGCTACAATGTGCTCGTAGAGCATCTGGGAAAGAAACTGCATTCCGAGAATTTCCTTCCTACCGGAATACTCTATCTTGAGATAGAAGACCTGGTACGCTTTAACGAAATATTCGGTTACGATACAGACAAACAGATACTTCTCAATCTTAGCCAAAACATTTCAAACCTTTTTGATGATGAACTTTTTATACGTCTTGGAACTTATGATTTTGTCATTATGAAAGAGGGTGTTGAAGAGAGCAGTACATTGATGGTAATTGCTGAAAAAATCATCAATCTTTTGCGTGAACCCATCAGTTTTGGCGACAATCTGTTTTATATTACCGCAGCGATCGGAATCAGTATTTCCTCTAAAGAAGAGAGAGATCCGTTGATGCTGATCAAAAAGGCCGAGCATGCGATGAAAGAGTCAAAAAGAGAGGGGATAAACCGTATTTCTGTCAGTTCTGATACAGTTGATTTCTCTTATGAACATGAATTCAGGCTGCTCCATGATCTTCCTTATGCCCTAGAGAATGGAGAAATCTATTTTGCCTATCAGGCACAATACAGCTATGAAAAGTCTGCATTTACAGGTGTGGAGATGCTGGCACGATGGGAGCACCCTGAACTTGGTAATATCCCTCCCAGAATTTTTATACCTCTTGCGGAAAAAAGCGGTATGATCACACCATTGATGACGCGGACACTTATTGAAGCTGCATCGATGTTTCGTAGACTTGAAGAACACAATATTATAGAGTTTTCCATTGCAGTAAACCTCCCTTTTCAGGTTTTAATGGAAGAAAGTTTTCTTGATACTGTACGCTTTTTACTTGATGCCTATGCACTCAAAGGCAAAGCATTGACATTTGAAATCATGGAAGATACTATCCCTGATCATCTCGAAAGTTTTTCGGCACGCCTGAATGAGGCAAAGTCGCTGGGCTTTTCTCTTGCGATAGATGACTACGGAACAGGACACACTTCATTGACCTATCTGCTGCATTTCCCGATTGATTATTTGAAAATAGATCGTTCTTTCGTACACAACATACATCTAAGCAGAAGAAACTATCTACTCTTCAAGTCAATTATTGATATGGCGAAGGCACTTGAATTGAAAGTAATTGCCGAAGGTGTGGAGACAAAAGAAGAAGATAATGTGCTGCGACAGTTTAAAGAGATCACTGTACAGGGGTATCTGTACAGCAAACCGGTCAAAGAAGACAAACTGATTGATCTGATAGAACAAACTATACCTACTGTATAG
- a CDS encoding hybrid sensor histidine kinase/response regulator: MGQIEPKELKALVSESTRKIQSASDHIEINKIAENLIKHVMGTEYASLWVFHKETASLLRARNDDSVNEISMLGQHGVFAKCFFTLSGGIFNYLASEKEYLAEVDNPDNIRIKSKIIFPIIDEENFLGMITAYSSIHKIKNFTEDDMEILETLAPFLTNVIYMMYPEMKEQTTEVYVSQRLTESSKDLVEKVEEVQQQQQKTEESEETLSFLANTVHDIRTPANSLYGFLELLEDHLEDRRLLQYIQNAKESAHFINDLTSSILDRISSQRERSKDEAVTLNPTKFLADVAETFSANMYNKGITYNIFIDPALPKEITIEDGKLKRVLMNLLNNAYKFTPSGRDISLLVQYKADEKKMKISVNDSGIGIDPEKQEEIFKAFSQAEKDTKQRYGGTGLGLSIAKEYVSALGGKLKLKSELDKGSSFYFSLPLNVNNHEAMLPSIHNTHVQIGLVFAKHNLPSARNMVRYLTKLGIEKTQIPTLKKMETIPKNITHVICYQDQLTEEIQRETEIKNISLLTVEEKFLSLLQEENSINTIISQYGYYAKELYEFISGNQPLRILVADDDRINVELIKAILADELCHIETVTDGEAALALLKEGLKQNTPYQLVYLDKQMPKLSGSEVIARYREMETQKRGKRLFAVSISGDGSKDENNREMFDMYVGKPFNKKSIQETLELAKTIQ; this comes from the coding sequence ATGGGACAGATTGAACCTAAAGAACTTAAAGCACTTGTATCTGAATCTACACGTAAAATACAGTCTGCTTCAGACCATATAGAGATTAACAAAATTGCAGAAAATCTCATAAAACATGTCATGGGCACAGAGTATGCCTCTTTGTGGGTTTTTCATAAAGAGACCGCATCTTTATTGAGAGCCCGAAACGATGACAGTGTCAACGAAATATCCATGCTCGGCCAGCATGGGGTATTTGCCAAATGTTTCTTTACCCTGAGCGGCGGTATTTTCAACTACCTTGCCAGTGAAAAAGAATATCTGGCCGAAGTCGACAATCCGGATAATATCAGGATCAAATCGAAGATCATCTTCCCCATCATTGACGAAGAAAACTTTTTGGGAATGATCACTGCATACTCTTCCATCCATAAGATCAAAAATTTCACCGAAGACGATATGGAGATACTCGAGACACTTGCACCTTTCCTGACCAATGTCATTTATATGATGTATCCGGAGATGAAAGAACAAACAACGGAAGTTTATGTCAGCCAGCGTCTGACTGAGAGTTCTAAAGACCTGGTTGAAAAAGTCGAAGAAGTACAGCAGCAACAGCAAAAAACAGAAGAAAGTGAAGAGACACTCAGTTTTCTTGCCAATACAGTCCATGACATTCGAACTCCCGCAAACTCCCTGTATGGTTTTCTTGAACTTCTCGAAGATCATCTTGAGGACAGGAGACTGCTTCAGTACATCCAAAATGCCAAAGAAAGTGCCCATTTTATCAATGATCTGACAAGCTCTATTCTTGACCGCATCTCATCCCAGAGAGAGCGGAGCAAAGATGAAGCAGTGACACTGAATCCTACAAAATTCCTTGCTGATGTTGCAGAAACATTCTCAGCTAATATGTACAATAAAGGGATCACTTACAATATTTTCATTGACCCGGCACTTCCCAAAGAGATCACGATAGAAGATGGCAAGCTCAAACGTGTTTTGATGAACCTGCTGAACAACGCCTACAAATTCACTCCATCAGGAAGGGATATCTCCCTTCTTGTACAGTACAAAGCAGATGAAAAGAAGATGAAAATATCGGTTAACGATAGCGGAATCGGCATCGATCCGGAGAAACAGGAAGAGATATTCAAGGCGTTTTCACAAGCTGAAAAGGACACAAAGCAGCGATATGGTGGTACGGGTCTCGGACTGAGTATCGCCAAAGAGTATGTCAGTGCCCTCGGAGGAAAACTCAAACTTAAAAGTGAACTTGACAAAGGCAGCAGTTTCTATTTTTCACTGCCTCTCAATGTTAACAATCATGAAGCTATGTTGCCATCTATACACAATACCCATGTACAGATAGGACTGGTATTTGCCAAACACAACCTTCCCAGCGCAAGAAACATGGTACGGTATCTCACAAAACTGGGTATCGAAAAAACACAGATACCTACATTGAAAAAAATGGAAACCATCCCAAAAAATATAACCCATGTTATCTGTTATCAGGACCAACTCACTGAAGAAATTCAAAGGGAAACAGAAATAAAAAATATCTCTCTACTTACTGTGGAAGAAAAATTTCTTTCCCTTCTCCAGGAGGAGAACAGTATCAACACCATCATCTCCCAGTATGGCTACTATGCAAAAGAACTTTATGAATTTATCAGCGGAAATCAGCCTCTTCGCATACTTGTTGCAGATGATGACAGAATCAATGTCGAACTGATCAAAGCCATTCTCGCAGATGAGTTATGCCATATAGAGACAGTTACTGATGGTGAAGCAGCACTTGCATTGCTCAAAGAAGGCCTGAAACAGAATACCCCATATCAGCTCGTCTATCTCGATAAACAAATGCCTAAACTTTCAGGTTCGGAGGTCATTGCACGATACAGAGAGATGGAAACTCAAAAGCGTGGGAAGAGACTCTTTGCAGTATCCATTTCCGGAGATGGTTCCAAAGATGAAAACAACAGGGAAATGTTTGACATGTATGTAGGAAAACCGTTCAATAAAAAATCTATACAGGAAACTTTGGAGCTGGCAAAAACTATACAGTAG
- a CDS encoding PAS domain-containing protein: MERPTPTDVEREVTNVDMIVSKGDAEGNITYTNPIFMKISGYSQGELLDKPHAILRHPDMPKAIFKYLWDNISEGKEVHAYVKNLCKDGSYYWVLAQVRMAKNPDGSFRNYVSTRKKVSESAKKTISELYAKMLEAEKENGIDASVKVLEDFLAQKGHSLATFNECMDELNKQ; encoded by the coding sequence ATGGAAAGACCAACACCTACCGATGTAGAACGCGAAGTAACCAACGTTGACATGATCGTATCCAAAGGAGATGCCGAAGGTAATATTACCTATACCAATCCGATCTTTATGAAAATTTCCGGCTACTCTCAGGGAGAACTGCTGGATAAACCTCATGCTATTTTAAGACACCCCGATATGCCAAAAGCGATCTTCAAATACCTTTGGGACAATATCTCCGAAGGTAAAGAAGTACATGCATATGTCAAAAACCTATGCAAAGACGGCAGTTACTACTGGGTTTTAGCTCAGGTGAGAATGGCAAAGAATCCCGATGGTTCTTTTAGAAACTATGTCTCCACCAGGAAAAAGGTGAGTGAAAGTGCCAAAAAGACCATAAGTGAACTCTATGCAAAAATGCTTGAGGCAGAAAAAGAGAACGGTATTGATGCTTCAGTAAAGGTACTGGAGGATTTTCTTGCACAAAAAGGTCACAGCCTGGCAACATTTAATGAATGTATGGACGAACTCAACAAACAATAA
- a CDS encoding SixA phosphatase family protein yields the protein MIRHAKSSWKDIDASDFERGLTKKGKKSIETIGSYLKLRGVCPDIILSSCALRAQETADCLAKKLEFDGKINYMQELYFTDTETLKQIVMLQENDADTIFVIGHNPQITDMANSLIDEHISKIPTMGVVATNFDIEQWSDLGNVKGTMDFFISPKQFQYYIPNQIRAILNKEV from the coding sequence TTGATAAGACATGCCAAATCAAGCTGGAAAGATATCGATGCCAGTGATTTCGAGCGTGGACTGACAAAAAAAGGCAAAAAAAGCATAGAGACCATCGGCTCCTATCTAAAGCTGAGAGGGGTATGCCCTGATATTATTCTTTCCAGTTGTGCACTCAGAGCACAGGAGACTGCCGACTGTCTTGCTAAAAAACTGGAGTTTGACGGGAAAATCAATTATATGCAGGAACTCTATTTTACTGATACAGAGACACTTAAACAAATTGTCATGCTTCAGGAAAATGATGCCGATACCATATTTGTCATAGGACACAATCCGCAAATTACGGATATGGCAAATAGTCTGATCGATGAACATATCTCCAAGATTCCAACCATGGGCGTTGTCGCCACCAATTTTGATATTGAGCAGTGGAGTGATCTGGGAAATGTAAAAGGCACGATGGATTTTTTTATTTCACCCAAACAGTTTCAGTACTATATTCCGAACCAAATAAGGGCGATACTAAATAAAGAAGTGTAG
- a CDS encoding response regulator — protein sequence MRKSLQELLQEAGECTLLYVEDNQFVRESTLDLLQMYFSHIESAKNGEEGLKKYQAFYEKEGKYFDIVLTDINMPKLNGIEMIRQIKTLNERQMVVVFSAHGEAKYLFELIDLEVMHFILKPIDIERFEKVLADAVEIILKRRQYRQMHEDLARSKKLAEEATEQKSRFLANMSHEIRTPLNAITGFIKLLEENEKDETKLKYLKIVENSSESLLQIINDILDISKIESGNLMIEPYNFNPYEDLIMIAELFQTRAAEKNIIFQIRYNNNMPKILFGDALRIKQIFTNLLSNAIKFTPEGSVVKCIIWYKNGQLNIRVKDYGIGISEKKQKAIFEPFMQADSSTVRNYGGTGLGLSISLELTRMLGGTLTLKSEKEKGSIFTLSIPLETGKENEGKSTEISLPKGHILIVEDQEANRMLLSIILENSGMTYEMANDGVEAVEKFKSGKFDLILMDENMPNMSGMEAVKELLKIENLEKRLHTPVISLTANALKGDRERFLQAGFDDYLSKPVEPKSLMAVMARLLQVSSVFPKEI from the coding sequence ATGCGAAAATCACTTCAGGAGCTTCTTCAGGAAGCGGGTGAATGTACCTTGCTTTATGTGGAAGATAATCAATTTGTCAGAGAGAGTACACTTGATCTTCTTCAAATGTATTTCAGCCATATCGAAAGTGCCAAAAATGGTGAAGAAGGGTTGAAGAAGTATCAGGCTTTTTATGAAAAAGAGGGGAAATACTTTGACATTGTACTGACAGATATCAATATGCCCAAACTCAACGGGATTGAAATGATACGTCAGATCAAAACACTGAATGAACGCCAAATGGTTGTTGTCTTTTCCGCACATGGTGAAGCGAAATATCTCTTTGAACTTATCGATCTTGAAGTGATGCACTTCATTCTTAAACCCATAGACATAGAGCGTTTTGAAAAAGTCCTTGCTGATGCAGTTGAGATCATATTGAAAAGGCGCCAATACAGGCAAATGCATGAAGATCTTGCCCGGTCGAAAAAGCTGGCAGAAGAAGCAACAGAACAAAAAAGCCGTTTTCTTGCCAATATGTCTCATGAAATACGTACACCTCTCAATGCGATCACCGGATTTATCAAACTGTTGGAAGAGAATGAAAAAGATGAAACAAAACTGAAGTATCTGAAAATCGTCGAAAACTCCTCAGAGTCTCTGCTGCAAATTATCAATGATATTCTGGATATTTCCAAAATTGAAAGCGGTAACCTCATGATTGAGCCTTACAATTTCAATCCTTATGAAGATCTGATCATGATCGCTGAACTCTTTCAGACAAGGGCCGCAGAGAAAAATATCATTTTTCAGATCAGATACAACAATAATATGCCAAAGATACTTTTCGGAGATGCGCTGAGGATCAAACAGATCTTTACCAATCTGCTCTCCAATGCCATAAAATTCACACCGGAGGGTTCCGTAGTCAAATGTATCATCTGGTACAAAAACGGGCAGCTTAATATCAGGGTGAAAGATTACGGTATCGGGATCAGTGAAAAAAAGCAGAAAGCAATTTTTGAACCTTTTATGCAGGCAGATAGTTCGACAGTCAGAAACTATGGTGGAACAGGGCTTGGACTCAGTATCAGTCTGGAACTGACACGCATGCTTGGTGGTACACTTACCCTGAAAAGCGAAAAAGAGAAGGGAAGTATCTTTACTCTTTCCATTCCTCTGGAAACAGGGAAAGAAAATGAGGGGAAAAGTACGGAGATTTCATTGCCAAAGGGGCACATTCTTATTGTCGAAGATCAAGAAGCAAATAGGATGCTGCTTAGCATCATTTTGGAAAATAGCGGGATGACATATGAAATGGCGAATGATGGCGTAGAAGCAGTTGAAAAATTCAAATCCGGAAAATTTGACTTGATACTTATGGATGAGAATATGCCAAATATGAGCGGTATGGAAGCGGTTAAAGAACTGTTGAAAATAGAAAATCTGGAGAAAAGGCTCCATACTCCTGTCATTTCCCTGACAGCGAATGCCCTTAAGGGTGACAGAGAACGTTTTCTGCAGGCAGGTTTCGATGATTACCTGAGCAAACCGGTAGAACCGAAAAGTCTGATGGCTGTGATGGCACGTTTGCTGCAAGTCTCCTCCGTATTTCCTAAAGAGATATAA
- a CDS encoding sensor histidine kinase: MKNVELQEAYFSSQKTRLLLRVLAILAITIAVMLLVRLSEGDYNQFVADILFEGIVVFGYVRLKKDASAYKVITRIVFFSAIFVSFFLLRNHPDMPIRFIWFSTIVYMIYYLFDKREAYYWISMLTVVLLILYFSDMQSFSLSVIDFFIWILNMVIVLMISHWYATIEEASTKKLLYIQHRLAEEVSKKTWELERRTKELEALNQNLEDRVGEAVRKNSEQEQLLFIQARHAQMGEALSMIAHQWRQPLNAIALTNVGMQKVLRSAHCDIEQFTAKTKRIEEYVQHLSQTIDDFRNFFRFDSEKSDFVLSKTVDDALDLIGSGLKAEGITVTIEEICHCIVYSYPNEVIHVILNLLNNARDALTAKNIDDKHIIIRMYRDRKSVYLEIEDSGGGIPEVLIEKVFDPYFTTKEESGGTGLGLYMSKLIVEKHCQGRLEVKNTDKGACFRVCFPLESE; this comes from the coding sequence ATGAAAAATGTAGAGTTGCAGGAAGCATACTTCTCTTCCCAGAAAACAAGACTGCTGCTACGGGTACTGGCGATACTGGCAATTACAATTGCTGTGATGTTGCTTGTCAGACTTTCAGAGGGCGATTATAATCAGTTTGTGGCAGATATCCTTTTTGAAGGCATCGTTGTTTTTGGCTACGTCAGACTGAAAAAAGATGCCTCAGCCTACAAGGTGATTACACGGATAGTCTTTTTTTCTGCAATTTTTGTTTCCTTTTTTCTACTGCGTAATCATCCGGATATGCCCATACGTTTTATCTGGTTCTCCACCATTGTCTACATGATCTACTATCTTTTTGACAAACGAGAAGCATATTATTGGATAAGTATGCTCACAGTGGTACTCCTGATACTTTATTTTAGCGATATGCAGAGTTTCTCATTGAGTGTGATAGATTTTTTTATCTGGATACTGAACATGGTCATCGTATTGATGATTTCTCACTGGTATGCGACAATAGAGGAGGCTTCAACAAAGAAACTTCTTTATATCCAACACAGGCTGGCTGAAGAGGTCAGTAAAAAAACCTGGGAACTTGAACGAAGAACAAAGGAATTGGAAGCACTAAATCAAAATCTCGAAGATCGGGTCGGAGAAGCGGTACGGAAAAACAGTGAACAGGAGCAACTCCTTTTCATACAGGCACGTCATGCACAAATGGGTGAAGCATTGAGTATGATCGCACATCAGTGGAGACAGCCGCTCAATGCCATTGCTTTAACCAATGTAGGTATGCAAAAAGTACTGAGAAGCGCTCACTGTGATATAGAGCAGTTTACAGCAAAAACCAAACGTATTGAAGAATATGTGCAGCACCTTTCGCAGACCATTGATGATTTCAGAAACTTTTTTCGTTTTGATTCCGAAAAGTCTGATTTTGTACTCTCAAAAACAGTGGACGATGCGCTGGACCTGATTGGTTCCGGACTGAAAGCAGAAGGAATTACGGTTACTATAGAAGAAATATGCCACTGTATCGTTTACTCCTACCCCAATGAGGTAATCCATGTCATATTGAATCTTTTGAATAATGCCAGAGATGCACTTACCGCTAAAAACATAGATGATAAACATATCATTATCAGGATGTACCGAGACAGGAAGTCAGTATATTTGGAGATAGAAGATAGCGGAGGAGGTATTCCGGAAGTGTTGATCGAAAAAGTCTTTGATCCTTACTTTACGACAAAAGAAGAAAGCGGAGGAACCGGCCTGGGACTGTATATGTCCAAACTAATCGTAGAAAAACACTGCCAGGGGAGATTGGAGGTGAAAAATACAGATAAAGGTGCATGCTTTAGAGTTTGTTTTCCTCTCGAGTCGGAGTAG
- a CDS encoding response regulator transcription factor, which produces MIQITIADDHELIRSGLSMIIEAHNDMHIHTEASSYTELLEALEKAVPDLLILDLNLGDTNGLSTLENISSLYPSVPILVLSAYPEEIYALRTFKNGASGYLNKSIVSSELIDAITTIMRGKKYISNKFEEILPLGTDLGKEEKDLVEILSKREFEVLNLIAAGQAPKEIAENMNVSPKTISTYRTRIMEKLSFETTSQLQRFAYETFMGEKYSTPTREENKL; this is translated from the coding sequence ATGATACAAATTACAATCGCTGATGATCATGAACTGATACGCAGCGGATTAAGTATGATCATAGAAGCACATAATGATATGCATATTCACACTGAGGCATCCAGCTATACGGAACTCCTTGAGGCACTTGAAAAAGCTGTCCCGGATCTTCTTATTCTCGATCTCAATCTGGGGGATACAAACGGACTGAGTACCCTTGAAAATATCAGCAGTCTATACCCTTCGGTGCCAATACTGGTATTGAGTGCCTACCCTGAAGAGATTTACGCACTTCGTACTTTTAAAAATGGGGCATCCGGCTATCTTAATAAATCAATAGTCTCTTCCGAGCTTATCGATGCCATTACTACGATCATGAGGGGGAAAAAGTATATCAGCAATAAATTTGAAGAGATTCTTCCATTGGGGACAGACCTAGGGAAAGAAGAAAAAGATCTCGTAGAGATCCTATCAAAACGGGAGTTTGAAGTACTGAATCTTATTGCAGCGGGGCAGGCTCCCAAAGAGATCGCAGAGAATATGAATGTCAGTCCAAAAACGATATCTACCTACCGCACACGGATCATGGAAAAACTCTCATTTGAGACGACTTCACAGCTACAGCGTTTTGCCTATGAAACCTTTATGGGGGAAAAGTACTCTACTCCGACTCGAGAGGAAAACAAACTCTAA
- a CDS encoding response regulator has translation MSLKNFGAKTILIAEDDTFNMQLLQALLANISTFKTIPSYDGAEALEILNSSGTEIDMILLDIRMPIMTGEEFLKEIKGNTALSDIPVLVISVDQDNEAELREMGAVDFIQKPFDINDLEKKISAAFGESN, from the coding sequence ATGAGTTTAAAGAATTTCGGAGCCAAAACCATACTGATTGCCGAAGACGATACATTCAATATGCAGTTGCTGCAGGCATTACTGGCCAATATCTCAACTTTTAAAACTATACCATCCTATGATGGAGCAGAAGCATTGGAAATATTAAATTCATCCGGAACAGAAATCGATATGATCCTGTTGGATATTCGTATGCCGATTATGACAGGAGAAGAGTTTCTGAAAGAGATAAAAGGAAATACTGCACTCAGTGATATACCGGTACTGGTTATCTCGGTAGATCAGGACAATGAAGCTGAACTACGTGAAATGGGTGCGGTTGATTTTATCCAAAAACCTTTCGATATCAATGATCTGGAAAAGAAAATATCAGCAGCTTTCGGAGAAAGCAATTAA
- a CDS encoding class II aldolase and adducin N-terminal domain-containing protein: MDKHLIEEIKHVSLSMFNKNFFGVYHGSISARISASGFIINKKDTILDEITEEGLIALDCLKRDYRWSEASIDVPIHERIYENIPNAKYICFTMPPYATAYSLKHGKVSPQDFHGKKILGEIIVYDPKSIDDWVERAPYEIPQFFQKHDSHLLLIKGYGLISYDRDITEMAKKVAILENSCRLLALSANL; this comes from the coding sequence ATGGACAAACATCTCATTGAAGAGATCAAGCATGTCTCACTCTCCATGTTCAACAAAAACTTCTTTGGCGTTTATCATGGATCGATCTCGGCGCGTATCTCGGCAAGCGGCTTTATCATCAACAAAAAAGACACTATACTCGATGAAATAACAGAGGAAGGACTCATAGCACTTGACTGCCTCAAAAGGGATTACCGATGGAGTGAAGCAAGCATAGATGTCCCCATTCATGAACGCATTTACGAAAATATTCCCAATGCCAAATATATCTGCTTCACAATGCCTCCCTATGCAACTGCCTACTCGTTAAAACACGGAAAGGTCTCTCCCCAGGATTTTCACGGCAAAAAGATCCTCGGGGAGATCATTGTGTATGACCCAAAAAGTATCGATGACTGGGTGGAACGTGCCCCCTATGAGATACCGCAATTCTTCCAGAAACATGACAGCCACCTGCTGCTCATCAAAGGATACGGACTGATCTCTTATGACAGAGATATCACCGAAATGGCAAAGAAGGTCGCCATTCTCGAAAATTCCTGCAGACTGCTGGCGCTTTCCGCCAATTTATAG
- the rsmH gene encoding 16S rRNA (cytosine(1402)-N(4))-methyltransferase RsmH produces the protein METPHIPVLLEEVLESFSRVPEGYFVDCTLGYAGHSSEILKRYDHLKHIGIDRDDEALAFSKKRLEPFRDRSTLYKGTFATVLPTLKEAPVTALLADFGVSSLQLDKKERGFAFDSETLDMRMDANAPLSAYEVVNTYPKEKLEYIFDTYGEVRSYKKLASAVVDARAKAPIESAKALSEIAKGVIPPGGKIHPATLMFQAIRIEVNNELGEIEGLLDAIEAKHYEGEVVSLITFHSLEDRLVKNRFRKWSQECICDPHAIRCTCGKKHALGKALSRKPVTASKEELRVNPRSRSAKLRSFRFKSDS, from the coding sequence GTGGAAACTCCGCATATACCGGTACTTTTGGAAGAAGTGTTAGAGAGTTTCAGCAGAGTGCCGGAAGGGTATTTCGTTGACTGTACCCTGGGGTATGCCGGCCATAGTTCCGAAATACTGAAACGCTACGATCATTTGAAACATATCGGTATTGACAGGGATGATGAAGCGTTGGCTTTTTCAAAAAAACGTCTAGAGCCTTTCCGTGACAGAAGCACCCTCTATAAAGGTACCTTCGCTACGGTACTGCCTACGCTTAAAGAAGCACCAGTGACCGCTTTGCTTGCCGATTTCGGGGTTTCCTCCCTGCAGCTTGATAAAAAAGAGCGGGGATTTGCCTTCGATTCGGAAACACTCGATATGCGTATGGACGCAAATGCGCCACTCTCCGCCTATGAGGTGGTCAACACATATCCCAAAGAGAAGCTGGAGTATATCTTCGATACTTACGGAGAAGTACGTTCCTATAAAAAACTGGCATCCGCTGTGGTTGATGCCAGGGCCAAAGCACCCATAGAGAGTGCCAAAGCGCTGAGTGAGATAGCCAAAGGCGTTATCCCCCCTGGAGGAAAAATACACCCGGCGACCCTGATGTTTCAGGCGATCCGCATAGAGGTCAACAATGAACTCGGAGAGATAGAAGGGCTGCTCGATGCCATTGAAGCCAAACATTACGAAGGGGAAGTGGTCTCACTCATTACCTTTCATTCGCTGGAAGACCGTCTGGTCAAGAACCGCTTCAGGAAATGGAGTCAGGAATGTATCTGCGATCCCCATGCGATCCGCTGTACCTGCGGCAAGAAGCATGCATTGGGCAAAGCACTCTCACGCAAACCGGTGACCGCCTCCAAAGAGGAGCTCAGGGTCAACCCCAGAAGCCGATCGGCCAAACTCAGAAGTTTCAGATTCAAGAGTGACAGCTAA